From a single Egicoccus sp. AB-alg2 genomic region:
- a CDS encoding endonuclease/exonuclease/phosphatase family protein, whose translation MGSTTRVASHGRRSSRWLAAVAVGLATLLALLTGGMAEAVAAPAGKAAGVPAAAAAGPQGGPPVTVMTRNLYLGSELGPVFEATNQQQLVVAASQIWANVLASDFPARAEVLAEEVARDQPLLIGLQEVSRFSAVGASGSITIDFLDILLDALAARGLSYEAVSVAPAFQGTLPAIDPTLGFVEATLLDRDVILARTDVPPAQLTVLDEATGLFDAALTLPLPGAGEGATLRIDRGWQYVDVRARNREFRFVNSHFEAFDPGEVVRVEQARELLAGPLATDLPVVLVGDFNSNANADGRAYGLLTGTGGFADVWSLLRPGEPGLTCCHPADLRGDEVTLRSRIDLILVRGDVRARDVEVIGVDPALRTPSGLWPSDHAGVVARLMITGR comes from the coding sequence ATGGGATCGACGACGCGCGTGGCGTCGCACGGGCGGCGCTCCTCGCGCTGGCTGGCGGCCGTCGCCGTGGGACTGGCGACGCTGCTGGCGCTGCTGACGGGTGGAATGGCCGAGGCCGTCGCGGCACCGGCGGGCAAGGCCGCGGGCGTGCCGGCCGCCGCAGCCGCCGGACCACAGGGCGGGCCGCCGGTGACGGTGATGACCCGCAACCTCTACCTCGGCTCGGAGCTCGGGCCGGTGTTCGAGGCGACGAACCAGCAGCAGCTGGTCGTCGCCGCCAGCCAGATCTGGGCGAACGTGCTGGCGTCGGATTTCCCGGCCCGTGCCGAGGTGCTCGCGGAGGAGGTCGCCCGCGACCAGCCGCTGCTGATCGGCCTGCAGGAGGTCAGCCGCTTCAGCGCCGTCGGTGCGAGCGGCTCGATCACCATCGACTTCCTGGACATCCTGCTCGACGCGCTGGCGGCACGCGGGCTGTCGTACGAGGCGGTGTCCGTCGCGCCGGCGTTCCAGGGCACCCTGCCGGCGATCGACCCGACGCTCGGGTTCGTGGAGGCGACCCTGCTCGACCGTGACGTGATCCTGGCCCGCACGGACGTGCCGCCGGCGCAGCTGACGGTCCTCGACGAGGCCACCGGCCTGTTCGACGCGGCGCTGACCCTCCCGCTGCCCGGCGCCGGCGAGGGCGCCACGCTGCGGATCGACCGCGGCTGGCAGTACGTGGACGTGCGGGCCCGCAACCGCGAGTTCCGGTTCGTCAACAGCCACTTCGAGGCGTTCGACCCGGGTGAGGTCGTCCGCGTCGAGCAGGCCCGCGAGCTGCTGGCCGGCCCGCTGGCGACGGACCTGCCGGTCGTCCTGGTCGGGGACTTCAACTCCAACGCCAACGCGGACGGGCGGGCCTACGGCCTGCTGACCGGGACCGGTGGGTTCGCCGACGTCTGGAGCCTGCTCCGGCCAGGTGAGCCGGGCCTGACCTGCTGCCACCCGGCCGACCTGCGCGGCGACGAGGTGACGCTGCGCAGCCGCATCGACCTGATCCTTGTGCGCGGTGACGTCCGCGCCCGCGACGTCGAGGTGATCGGGGTCGACCCGGCGCTGCGGACCCCGTCGGGGCTGTGGCCCTCGGACCACGCCGGTGTGGTCGCGCGGCTGATGATCACCGGCCGGTAG
- a CDS encoding amidohydrolase family protein encodes MTAVPIEQFPAHDDEVAGFAARLGLPGYLDAHVHLLPPALQRAVWEFFDRLDDPPWPVTYRADEATRLRMLRDLGVVAHTALAYGHKPGVAEWCNRHTMAAAAAHDQVIPTFTFFPENDAPGYVARALADGGRIAKVHLQVGRFHPDDPLLDPVWPQLVEAGVPALIHASAVYGVEGGAEVCGPAGIRRLLARFPGLRVVIAHVGAPDTLGFLALAEQHPDVHLDTAMVLTDPPYFDTVDPALLPRYAALGERLLFGSDFPTIPHPYAAQIRGLAALGLDVAGLRGLFHDNAARLLGLPTVDAAGGDTATAGAPAGDAGRSSPHRP; translated from the coding sequence GTGACAGCGGTGCCGATCGAGCAGTTCCCCGCGCACGACGACGAGGTGGCCGGCTTCGCCGCGCGGCTGGGGCTGCCGGGCTACCTCGACGCCCACGTGCACCTGCTGCCGCCGGCCCTGCAACGGGCGGTCTGGGAGTTCTTCGACCGCCTCGACGACCCGCCCTGGCCCGTGACCTACCGCGCCGACGAGGCGACCCGGCTGCGCATGCTGCGGGACCTGGGCGTGGTGGCGCACACGGCGCTGGCGTACGGGCACAAACCCGGCGTGGCCGAGTGGTGCAACCGGCACACGATGGCGGCCGCCGCGGCCCACGACCAGGTGATCCCGACCTTCACCTTCTTCCCGGAGAACGACGCCCCGGGCTACGTCGCCCGCGCGCTGGCCGACGGCGGACGGATCGCCAAGGTGCACCTGCAGGTCGGTCGCTTCCACCCCGACGACCCGCTGCTCGACCCGGTCTGGCCGCAACTGGTCGAGGCCGGCGTGCCCGCGCTGATCCATGCCAGCGCCGTCTACGGCGTCGAAGGCGGCGCCGAGGTGTGTGGACCCGCCGGCATCCGACGGCTGCTCGCCCGCTTCCCCGGCCTGCGGGTCGTGATCGCGCACGTCGGCGCGCCGGACACTCTCGGCTTCCTCGCCCTGGCCGAGCAACACCCCGACGTCCACCTCGACACGGCCATGGTGCTGACCGATCCGCCCTACTTCGACACGGTGGACCCGGCCCTGCTGCCGCGTTACGCGGCGCTCGGCGAGCGGCTGCTGTTCGGCTCCGACTTCCCCACCATCCCGCATCCGTACGCCGCCCAGATCCGGGGACTGGCGGCGCTCGGGCTGGACGTCGCGGGTCTGCGCGGGCTGTTCCACGACAACGCCGCGCGCCTGCTCGGCCTCCCGACCGTGGACGCAGCCGGCGGCGACACGGCGACGGCCGGCGCCCCCGCGGGGGACGCCGGCCGTTCGTCGCCACACCGGCCCTAG
- the purF gene encoding amidophosphoribosyltransferase, with amino-acid sequence MPADADLAGYAEGPREECGVFGVYAPGEDVATLTYFGLYALQHRGQESAGIAVSDGRRVVVHKDMGLVNQVFTDTSLAALQGHLAIGHCRYSTTGASSWVNAQPQYRETGRGGGLALGHNGNLVNTVELARRIDVPPTNDSEVMAALLAREIAGEGGVSDSGTGASVSLEEAIARLAPDLRGAFSVVVMDEQRLHAFRDPHGVRPLQIGRLTNGGWVIASETAGLDIVGAVYVRDVAPGEIVTVDADGLHSRRFAAPESSYCLFEWVYLARPDHRQDGGSVLFARRSMGRQLAREAPVEADIVIPVPEAGRDAAAGYAAEAQLPFADGLVKNRYVGRTFIQPTQTLRQLGIRLKLSPVREVVEGRRLVVVDDSIVRGNTSRQLVAMLRAAGAREVHMRITSPPIAHPCYYGIDMATRAELIGADLDVEAIREFIGADSLHYISLEGLIASTPHQRERLCTACFTGEYPIPVPGEHEQLAQIKFDFDTEPQVGGADDTGSGGVAVDEAVRYDAGVCGVKSPAVNGAGNGVALEEQRLANAREGRTVE; translated from the coding sequence CTGCCGGCGGACGCCGACCTGGCCGGCTACGCCGAGGGACCCCGTGAGGAGTGCGGCGTCTTCGGCGTCTACGCCCCGGGCGAGGACGTCGCCACGCTGACGTACTTCGGGCTGTACGCCCTGCAGCACCGCGGCCAGGAGTCGGCCGGCATCGCCGTGTCGGACGGCCGGCGCGTGGTGGTGCACAAGGACATGGGTCTGGTGAACCAGGTGTTCACCGACACCTCGCTGGCCGCCCTGCAGGGCCACCTCGCGATCGGCCACTGCCGCTACTCGACGACCGGTGCGTCGTCGTGGGTGAACGCCCAGCCGCAGTACCGCGAGACCGGCCGTGGCGGTGGCCTGGCGCTGGGCCACAACGGCAACCTCGTCAACACCGTCGAATTGGCCCGGCGCATCGACGTCCCGCCGACCAACGACTCCGAGGTGATGGCCGCCCTGCTCGCGCGCGAGATCGCCGGCGAGGGTGGTGTGTCGGACAGCGGCACGGGCGCGTCGGTCAGCCTCGAGGAGGCCATCGCCCGGCTGGCTCCCGACCTGCGCGGCGCGTTCTCCGTCGTCGTCATGGACGAGCAGCGCCTGCACGCCTTCCGCGACCCGCACGGCGTCCGGCCGCTGCAGATCGGCCGGCTCACCAACGGCGGCTGGGTGATCGCGTCGGAGACCGCCGGCCTGGACATCGTCGGGGCCGTCTACGTCCGCGACGTCGCGCCCGGCGAGATCGTCACCGTCGACGCCGACGGGCTCCACAGCCGCCGGTTCGCCGCCCCGGAGTCCAGCTACTGCCTGTTCGAGTGGGTGTACCTCGCCCGGCCGGACCACCGGCAGGACGGCGGCAGCGTGCTGTTCGCCCGCCGCAGCATGGGCCGGCAGCTCGCCCGCGAGGCCCCGGTCGAGGCCGACATCGTCATCCCGGTTCCCGAGGCCGGCCGCGACGCCGCCGCCGGGTACGCCGCGGAGGCGCAGCTGCCGTTCGCCGACGGGCTGGTGAAGAACCGCTACGTCGGGCGCACGTTCATCCAGCCGACGCAGACGCTGCGCCAGCTTGGCATCCGGCTGAAGCTCTCGCCGGTCCGCGAGGTGGTGGAGGGCCGCCGCCTGGTGGTCGTGGACGACTCGATCGTCCGCGGCAACACCTCGCGGCAGCTCGTGGCGATGCTGCGCGCGGCCGGGGCGCGCGAGGTCCACATGCGGATCACCTCGCCGCCGATCGCGCACCCCTGTTACTACGGCATCGACATGGCCACGCGGGCCGAGCTGATCGGCGCCGACCTCGACGTCGAGGCCATCCGCGAGTTCATCGGTGCCGACTCGTTGCACTACATCAGCCTCGAGGGGCTGATCGCCTCGACGCCGCACCAGCGCGAGCGGCTGTGCACGGCCTGCTTCACCGGCGAGTACCCGATCCCCGTCCCGGGCGAACACGAGCAGCTCGCGCAGATCAAGTTCGACTTCGACACCGAGCCGCAGGTCGGGGGCGCTGACGACACCGGCAGTGGAGGCGTGGCCGTCGACGAGGCGGTCCGCTACGACGCGGGCGTCTGCGGGGTGAAGTCGCCGGCGGTCAACGGGGCGGGCAACGGGGTCGCGTTGGAGGAGCAGCGCCTGGCGAATGCCCGCGAAGGCCGCACCGTCGAGTGA
- a CDS encoding YidH family protein, with the protein MGDQRRPRSVYGTGRDPDPRFSLANERTLLAWLRTSLGLVVAGIAVIALARFVQPLWLVDVVAAVAFAAGAATALLGWQQWARAERAMRRGEPLPTSLAAVAVLAAVLLLALLGVVALLVVGR; encoded by the coding sequence GTGGGTGACCAGCGACGGCCACGGTCGGTGTACGGCACCGGCCGTGACCCCGATCCGCGCTTCAGCCTCGCCAACGAGCGGACGCTGCTGGCGTGGCTGCGTACCTCGCTGGGTCTGGTCGTGGCCGGTATCGCGGTGATCGCCCTGGCGCGGTTCGTGCAGCCGTTGTGGCTGGTGGACGTGGTCGCCGCCGTGGCGTTCGCGGCCGGGGCGGCGACGGCGTTGCTGGGCTGGCAGCAGTGGGCACGGGCCGAGCGGGCGATGCGCCGCGGTGAGCCGCTGCCGACCTCGCTGGCCGCCGTCGCGGTCCTGGCGGCGGTGCTCCTGCTGGCGCTCCTGGGGGTCGTGGCCTTGTTGGTGGTCGGCCGGTGA
- a CDS encoding DUF202 domain-containing protein gives MSGPGADDPPPASGLQAERTGLAWARTGLTACVAALALSRLAGLRGEPALAVVALLAATVSLGTFLEGAVRHGRRRDWLDDPSIPRAVPAVARWVVGAVVAVAAAGIWLVAVT, from the coding sequence GTGAGTGGGCCGGGGGCGGACGACCCGCCGCCGGCGTCGGGCCTGCAGGCGGAGCGGACCGGGCTGGCGTGGGCGCGTACCGGGCTGACGGCCTGCGTCGCGGCGCTCGCCCTGTCACGGTTGGCCGGTCTGCGCGGCGAACCGGCACTCGCCGTGGTCGCACTGCTCGCGGCGACCGTCTCGCTGGGCACGTTCCTCGAGGGGGCGGTGCGGCACGGGCGCCGGCGTGACTGGCTCGACGATCCCTCGATCCCACGGGCGGTCCCGGCCGTGGCGAGGTGGGTCGTCGGCGCGGTCGTGGCGGTCGCCGCAGCCGGCATCTGGCTCGTCGCCGTCACCTGA
- a CDS encoding LysM peptidoglycan-binding domain-containing protein, which translates to MQRRNGSAGGLLAWVSTLALGTWLFHGLGEGGLAAPPWPGPAFLGWLAETEPLWATMALLRVLVLALAWYLVGVTMIGGLSHLTRAARLIRLADAVTVPAVRRLLQSALGVGLATAMVGAAAPARAEPLPLQVLDIVTDDATAGGSGAEPDRRAPPDREVGPVGELPVVLQLLDQYPGAADPPAATVAVAAADASGPASTEYRVVAGDSFWTIAKAQLTDAHGTSPDDAQVVVHWRQLVEDNRDRLADPDNPDLLFPGQRLALPAVEPTS; encoded by the coding sequence ATGCAGCGACGAAATGGCTCGGCGGGCGGGCTGCTGGCCTGGGTCTCGACGCTGGCGCTGGGCACCTGGCTGTTCCACGGGCTGGGCGAGGGCGGTCTGGCCGCCCCACCCTGGCCGGGCCCCGCCTTCCTCGGCTGGCTGGCGGAGACGGAGCCGCTGTGGGCGACGATGGCGCTGCTGCGCGTGCTCGTGCTCGCGCTGGCCTGGTACCTCGTCGGGGTCACCATGATCGGCGGGCTCTCGCACCTCACCAGAGCGGCCCGCCTGATCCGGCTCGCCGACGCCGTCACCGTGCCGGCGGTGCGACGGCTGCTGCAGTCGGCACTGGGTGTCGGGCTGGCCACCGCGATGGTCGGTGCCGCCGCCCCGGCACGGGCCGAGCCACTGCCACTGCAGGTGCTCGACATCGTCACCGACGACGCGACGGCGGGTGGTAGCGGCGCGGAACCCGACCGCCGGGCACCGCCGGATCGCGAGGTCGGCCCCGTCGGCGAACTGCCGGTGGTGCTCCAGCTGCTGGACCAGTATCCGGGAGCAGCGGACCCGCCGGCCGCGACCGTCGCGGTCGCGGCAGCCGACGCGTCCGGCCCGGCGAGCACGGAGTACCGGGTGGTGGCCGGGGACTCGTTCTGGACGATCGCGAAGGCCCAGCTCACCGACGCGCACGGCACGTCACCCGACGACGCACAGGTCGTCGTCCACTGGCGACAACTCGTCGAGGACAACCGCGACCGCCTCGCCGACCCCGACAACCCGGACCTGCTGTTCCCCGGCCAGCGGCTGGCGCTGCCGGCCGTCGAACCCACGTCGTGA
- a CDS encoding helix-turn-helix domain-containing protein, whose translation MAREEITWLSTREAARQLGITTRTLYRLIDSGQVPAYKFGRVIRLKEAEVDAFVEQARIQPGALEHLYADGAPDEDEL comes from the coding sequence ATGGCTCGGGAAGAAATCACCTGGCTGAGCACGCGAGAAGCGGCTCGGCAACTGGGTATCACGACCCGCACCCTCTACCGCCTCATCGACAGCGGCCAGGTGCCGGCGTACAAGTTCGGTCGCGTGATCCGTCTCAAGGAGGCGGAGGTCGACGCCTTCGTCGAGCAGGCGCGCATCCAGCCGGGCGCACTCGAGCATCTGTACGCCGACGGTGCCCCCGACGAGGACGAGCTGTAG
- a CDS encoding SAF domain-containing protein, whose translation MIDAETPSTPSAAAPTRRVTRQRGLPGGRAVVGALLVAAAAVGVFAAHVRATAEPGTRYLVASQDIDAGTRVDRDNLDTLFGHLPLDLAPAVADNSILLEAREQVIGQVVTGPLARGDLVSRSSLVDDGGAPDAFTMSFPVAAADAVAGSLQRGQRIDVLATYGSGESAYTAYVVAGVPLVAVDRPGDGGFGAGDQRVLTVALTEQQQVQALAHAVAVADVVVTRAPEGVERDGVPDAYRPGGSVTDGGDAPASAPATGADDTGSGD comes from the coding sequence ATGATCGACGCCGAGACGCCGTCGACACCGTCGGCGGCCGCGCCCACCCGGCGCGTCACTCGCCAGCGCGGCCTGCCCGGCGGTCGGGCGGTGGTCGGTGCACTGCTGGTCGCGGCGGCGGCGGTCGGCGTGTTCGCCGCGCACGTCCGGGCCACGGCCGAGCCCGGTACCCGCTACCTCGTCGCCAGCCAGGACATCGACGCGGGCACGCGCGTGGACCGGGACAACCTCGACACCCTCTTCGGGCATCTCCCGCTCGACCTCGCCCCGGCGGTGGCGGACAACAGCATCCTGCTGGAGGCGCGCGAGCAGGTCATCGGCCAGGTGGTGACCGGACCGCTGGCACGCGGAGATCTCGTGTCGCGCTCGTCGCTGGTCGACGACGGGGGCGCACCCGACGCCTTCACCATGTCGTTCCCGGTCGCGGCGGCGGACGCCGTGGCCGGCAGCCTGCAACGCGGGCAGCGCATCGACGTGTTGGCGACCTACGGCAGCGGCGAGTCGGCCTACACCGCCTACGTCGTCGCCGGGGTGCCGCTGGTCGCCGTCGACCGGCCCGGCGACGGCGGCTTCGGCGCGGGTGACCAGCGTGTCCTGACGGTGGCCCTGACCGAGCAGCAGCAGGTGCAGGCGCTGGCGCACGCTGTCGCGGTGGCGGACGTGGTCGTCACGCGCGCGCCCGAAGGGGTCGAGCGCGACGGCGTGCCGGACGCCTATCGGCCGGGCGGCAGCGTCACCGACGGCGGCGACGCGCCCGCCTCGGCACCGGCGACCGGGGCCGACGACACCGGGAGCGGGGACTGA
- a CDS encoding CpaF family protein gives MSGPILESPLVLIEQRVLRRAKDETLDLDGSDAARRVRDLVADEVEQWRLDYKHGLRSFDLPDPDLVIERAERNLLGFGPLEPLLADDDVWEIMINAPDQIFVKRHDGVSGYHDDAFHDDEHVTRTLTKLLDDASQSHRKLDAAEGLQDAQLDAGARLHIVHRDVGRGGHLLVNIRKFTGVAIRSLDELVTRGALQAPVAAFLRACAQATLSIVFAGPPGSGKTTLLSCCTAELDPSLRVVTAEEVFEVDVPLPNVASMQTRAARPDRPEVDLRRLVAGFLRMAPDVAIVGEVRDREALPLLLTLSSGVKGYTTIHAGTARQALSRLRFISQLADTRSELPMPALTSLVTEAVDLVVQCSRVAGRPRIEEVVAVEDLQSVDGSGQFTVTELFRREDPDADLTWTGNVPVRIGRPLAAAGHDVRELLDAVAGAVAAEAGRAGHG, from the coding sequence ATGAGCGGGCCGATCCTGGAGTCGCCCCTGGTGCTGATCGAGCAGCGCGTCCTGCGGCGCGCCAAGGACGAGACGCTCGACCTCGACGGCTCTGACGCCGCCCGGCGGGTTCGTGACCTGGTCGCCGACGAGGTCGAGCAGTGGCGGCTGGACTACAAGCACGGGCTGCGGTCGTTCGACCTGCCCGACCCGGACCTCGTCATCGAGCGGGCCGAGCGCAATCTCCTCGGCTTCGGGCCGCTCGAACCGCTGCTCGCGGACGACGACGTCTGGGAGATCATGATCAACGCGCCGGACCAGATCTTCGTCAAGCGCCACGACGGGGTGTCCGGCTACCACGACGACGCCTTCCACGACGACGAGCACGTCACCCGCACGCTGACGAAGCTGCTCGACGACGCCTCGCAGTCGCACCGCAAGCTCGACGCTGCCGAAGGGCTCCAGGACGCCCAGCTCGACGCCGGCGCCCGCCTGCACATCGTGCACCGCGACGTCGGGCGCGGCGGCCACCTGTTGGTCAACATCCGCAAGTTCACCGGTGTGGCGATCCGGTCGCTCGACGAGCTCGTGACGCGCGGGGCCCTGCAGGCGCCGGTCGCGGCGTTCCTGCGGGCGTGCGCCCAGGCCACGCTGTCGATCGTGTTCGCCGGTCCGCCCGGCTCCGGCAAGACCACCCTGCTCTCGTGCTGCACCGCCGAACTCGACCCCAGCCTGCGCGTGGTGACCGCCGAGGAGGTCTTCGAGGTCGACGTGCCGCTGCCCAACGTCGCGTCGATGCAGACCCGGGCGGCGCGCCCGGACCGTCCCGAGGTCGACCTGCGCCGGCTCGTCGCCGGGTTCCTGCGCATGGCCCCCGACGTCGCCATCGTCGGCGAGGTCCGCGACCGTGAGGCGCTGCCGCTGCTGCTGACGCTGTCCTCGGGCGTCAAGGGCTACACGACGATCCACGCCGGGACGGCCCGTCAAGCCCTGTCCCGGCTGCGGTTCATCAGCCAGCTCGCCGACACCCGCTCGGAGCTGCCGATGCCGGCGCTGACCTCGCTGGTGACCGAGGCCGTCGACCTGGTGGTCCAGTGCTCGCGGGTCGCCGGCCGCCCGCGCATCGAGGAGGTCGTCGCGGTCGAGGACCTGCAGTCGGTGGACGGCAGCGGCCAGTTCACGGTCACCGAGTTGTTCCGCCGCGAGGACCCCGACGCCGACCTCACCTGGACGGGCAACGTGCCGGTGCGCATCGGCCGCCCACTGGCCGCCGCCGGCCACGACGTCCGCGAACTGCTGGACGCCGTGGCGGGTGCGGTCGCCGCCGAGGCCGGGCGGGCTGGCCATGGGTGA
- a CDS encoding type II secretion system F family protein produces MGDGLDGFLLAVVAGYGVYLLYTAVALGWRGLGLGPTPLRSTPRRDRLREFLVQAGLDGIRPVELAAVMLVLFGVAAALAWVLYGGTLVPIAAGTMVATVPVWSARTRRRSRRELAREAWPRLIEEIRLNAVTLGRSVPQALLTVGLRGPEELRPAFVAAQREWLMSTDFERTLDVLRARLADPTADAVCETLLVAHDVGGTDVDRRLRALAADRIQDLQGRKDARAKQAGVRFARMFVLLVPIGMAFVGLSIGEGRAAYASDTGQAMVLLAFALMAGCWWWAGRLLQLPEEQRVFLGVGREEHGGR; encoded by the coding sequence ATGGGTGACGGACTCGATGGGTTCCTGCTGGCGGTGGTCGCCGGCTACGGCGTCTACCTGCTCTACACGGCCGTCGCGCTCGGCTGGCGCGGGCTCGGCCTCGGCCCGACCCCCCTGCGCTCGACGCCTCGCCGTGACCGGCTCCGCGAGTTCCTCGTCCAGGCCGGCCTCGACGGCATCCGACCCGTCGAGCTCGCCGCCGTCATGCTCGTCCTGTTCGGCGTCGCGGCCGCCCTAGCGTGGGTCCTGTACGGCGGCACGCTCGTGCCGATCGCCGCCGGAACGATGGTCGCCACCGTGCCCGTGTGGTCGGCGCGTACCCGTCGCCGTAGCCGCCGCGAACTGGCCCGCGAGGCATGGCCGAGGCTGATCGAGGAGATCCGGCTCAACGCCGTGACGCTCGGCCGTTCCGTGCCCCAGGCGCTGCTCACCGTCGGCCTGCGCGGCCCCGAGGAACTGCGTCCGGCCTTCGTCGCAGCGCAGCGCGAATGGCTGATGTCCACCGACTTCGAACGCACCCTCGACGTGCTGCGCGCGCGACTCGCCGATCCGACGGCCGACGCCGTGTGCGAGACCCTGCTGGTGGCGCACGACGTCGGTGGCACCGACGTGGACCGGCGCCTGCGGGCGCTGGCCGCCGACCGCATCCAGGACCTGCAGGGACGCAAGGACGCCCGCGCCAAGCAGGCCGGCGTCCGGTTCGCACGGATGTTCGTCCTGCTCGTGCCCATCGGGATGGCGTTCGTCGGCCTCTCCATCGGCGAGGGGCGCGCCGCCTACGCCAGCGACACCGGGCAGGCCATGGTGCTGCTCGCCTTCGCGCTCATGGCCGGCTGCTGGTGGTGGGCCGGCCGACTGCTCCAGCTGCCCGAGGAGCAGCGCGTCTTCCTCGGGGTCGGCCGTGAGGAGCACGGGGGACGATGA
- a CDS encoding type II secretion system F family protein, producing the protein MTTLLLLSGLALWLGLTLLFAELRWFSRRSLVARLGPYVPGGMGARSWAGVLSAETFREAVGPVARSLGEGFSRLFGVSEELDRKLRRIHAHLDVTEFRVRQVGWSLAALSLGALLSVAVRPPAPVALLFTLGGLLLAFLLLEQQVETASSRWKRAVHLELPVVAEQIAMLLGAGYSLAAALDRVASRGQGAVARDLRRVLARIRQGLDEEHALQEWAELADVPSVDRLVSVLALNREASDLGRLIAEEARAIRGDVQRELVERLERRGQQVWIPVTVATLLPGVIFIAIPFTRALDGFLGP; encoded by the coding sequence ATGACGACGCTGCTGCTGCTCAGCGGTCTCGCCCTGTGGTTGGGGCTCACGCTGCTGTTCGCCGAGCTGCGCTGGTTCTCGCGACGCTCGCTGGTGGCCCGCCTCGGCCCCTACGTGCCCGGCGGGATGGGTGCGCGCAGCTGGGCCGGGGTGTTGTCCGCCGAGACCTTCCGGGAGGCGGTCGGCCCCGTCGCCCGCAGCCTCGGCGAGGGCTTCTCGCGCCTGTTCGGCGTCAGCGAGGAACTCGACCGCAAGCTGCGGCGCATCCACGCGCACCTCGACGTCACGGAGTTCCGCGTCCGGCAGGTCGGCTGGTCGCTCGCGGCCCTGTCGCTGGGGGCGCTGCTGTCGGTCGCCGTGCGGCCGCCGGCGCCCGTGGCCCTGTTGTTCACCCTCGGGGGTCTCCTGCTGGCCTTCCTGCTGCTCGAGCAGCAGGTCGAGACCGCCTCGTCACGGTGGAAGCGGGCCGTCCACCTGGAACTGCCCGTGGTGGCGGAACAGATCGCGATGCTGCTGGGCGCGGGCTACTCGTTGGCGGCCGCGCTGGACCGCGTCGCCAGCCGCGGCCAGGGCGCCGTGGCGCGAGACCTGCGCCGGGTGCTGGCCCGCATCCGACAGGGCCTCGACGAGGAGCACGCCCTGCAGGAATGGGCGGAACTCGCCGACGTGCCCTCGGTCGACCGGCTCGTGTCGGTCCTCGCCCTCAATCGCGAGGCCAGCGACCTGGGACGGCTGATCGCCGAGGAGGCCCGCGCCATCCGCGGCGACGTCCAGCGCGAACTCGTGGAGCGGCTCGAACGCCGGGGACAGCAGGTCTGGATCCCGGTCACCGTGGCGACGCTGCTGCCGGGTGTGATCTTCATCGCGATCCCGTTCACCCGTGCGCTGGACGGTTTCCTCGGCCCCTGA
- a CDS encoding CGNR zinc finger domain-containing protein — translation MRFDRYDNRAAQVAAALVTAARDGLTLAALRGVIEQFDLPLHVDPADLAGAVALADELTPLFGSPADATIAAIDDRLATLDVRPRLTTHDGRDPHLHFEPDGADTVTRLRVNSLMGLAAVVADAGPQRLGRCAAAGCEVVYVDVSRNGRRRFCSTACANRTHVAEHRARQRPRATRA, via the coding sequence GTGCGCTTCGATCGCTACGACAACCGTGCCGCCCAGGTCGCCGCGGCCCTGGTGACCGCTGCCCGCGACGGCCTCACGCTGGCGGCGTTGCGCGGCGTGATCGAGCAGTTCGACCTGCCGCTGCACGTCGACCCGGCCGATCTGGCCGGGGCCGTGGCGTTGGCGGACGAGCTCACGCCGCTGTTCGGGAGCCCCGCCGACGCGACGATCGCCGCGATCGACGACCGACTGGCGACCCTGGACGTGCGTCCGCGGCTCACCACCCACGATGGCCGCGACCCCCACCTGCACTTCGAACCCGACGGTGCCGACACGGTCACGCGGCTGCGCGTCAACAGCCTCATGGGCCTCGCCGCCGTCGTCGCCGACGCGGGACCGCAGCGGCTGGGACGCTGCGCCGCCGCGGGCTGCGAGGTGGTCTACGTCGACGTCTCCCGCAACGGGCGCCGCCGGTTCTGCTCGACCGCCTGCGCGAACCGCACCCACGTCGCCGAGCACCGCGCCCGCCAGCGGCCCCGGGCTACGCGCGCATGA